Proteins from a single region of Methanoculleus horonobensis:
- a CDS encoding FecCD family ABC transporter permease: MHFADGAIPADYMGYVRRKHIWILGGVVLLVLLLIVSISVGAVSIPPYEVFLSIVNGIVDRINLLLHPGTTLSVSSTDRIVWNIRLPQALAAVVAGVGLSVAGVAMQSILRNPLGSPFTLGISNAGAFGAAVSVIVLGTGQMHSSVADAVTLNNPYVTTLVAFIFCLLATAVILLISRIRGASPEVMVLAGVALSSLFTAGTMFLQYFADDTQLAAVVFWTFGDVGRAGWQELGIMAFVTIAALLYFIANRWNYNAIDAGDETAKGLGVSVERVRDVGMVVAALVSAVIVSFLGVIGFVGLVCPHMVRRLIGDDQRFLIPGSCVMGGILLLASDTVARIIVAPYILPVAVLTAFLGAPVFIYLLLRGYRR; this comes from the coding sequence ATGCACTTTGCAGACGGGGCCATCCCCGCCGACTATATGGGCTATGTCCGCCGAAAGCACATCTGGATACTCGGGGGCGTGGTTCTCCTCGTTCTCCTCCTGATCGTATCCATATCGGTCGGTGCGGTGAGCATCCCCCCGTACGAGGTCTTCCTCTCCATCGTGAACGGTATCGTCGACCGGATTAACCTGCTCCTCCATCCCGGCACCACCCTCTCCGTCTCCAGCACCGACAGGATCGTCTGGAACATCCGTCTCCCGCAGGCGCTTGCCGCGGTCGTCGCCGGGGTAGGGCTCTCGGTGGCAGGCGTCGCCATGCAGTCGATCCTTCGTAACCCGCTCGGCTCGCCGTTCACGCTCGGCATCTCGAACGCCGGGGCATTCGGGGCGGCCGTCTCGGTCATCGTCCTCGGCACCGGACAGATGCATTCCTCGGTCGCCGACGCCGTCACCTTAAACAACCCCTACGTGACGACGCTGGTGGCGTTCATCTTCTGTCTCCTTGCGACGGCCGTGATCCTCCTCATATCCCGGATACGCGGGGCGTCGCCCGAGGTGATGGTGCTCGCCGGCGTCGCCCTCTCCTCGCTCTTCACGGCGGGGACGATGTTTCTGCAGTACTTCGCCGACGACACCCAGCTCGCCGCCGTCGTCTTCTGGACGTTCGGCGACGTCGGCCGGGCGGGCTGGCAGGAACTCGGGATCATGGCCTTCGTCACGATAGCGGCCTTGCTCTACTTCATCGCGAACCGCTGGAACTACAACGCGATCGACGCCGGCGACGAGACCGCAAAGGGCCTCGGCGTCAGCGTCGAGAGGGTTCGCGACGTCGGGATGGTCGTCGCGGCGCTCGTATCCGCCGTGATCGTCTCGTTCCTCGGGGTCATCGGCTTCGTCGGGCTCGTCTGCCCGCACATGGTGAGGAGGCTCATCGGCGACGACCAGCGCTTCCTGATCCCGGGTTCATGCGTCATGGGGGGGATCCTCCTTCTCGCCTCGGACACGGTCGCCAGGATCATCGTGGCTCCCTACATCCTCCCGGTAGCCGTGCTCACGGCATTTTTAGGCGCACCGGTCTTCATCTACCTGCTCTTACGGGGGTACCGGCGATGA
- a CDS encoding ABC transporter ATP-binding protein — MILDVDGVAFNYRSAPVIRDITFDLSPHQILAILGPNGVGKTTLLKCMNAILRPKAGSVLIEGADLLTADRMEIARKVGYVPQRCEAGRMTVFDAVLLGRRPHIGWDVTDKDIRIVEAAVRMLHLEDLALRYIDEMSGGELQKVSIARALVQEPRVLLLDEPTSSLDLKNQIEILGLVRHVTAEHDVAAVMTMHDLNMALRYADRFILLKDGVIHAAGGPDVVTPEIIEAVYGVPVTVERYNGFRFVVPLEPETA, encoded by the coding sequence ATGATCCTCGACGTCGACGGCGTGGCGTTCAATTACCGGAGCGCTCCGGTCATCCGGGATATCACGTTCGACCTCTCGCCGCACCAGATTCTCGCGATCCTGGGGCCGAACGGTGTCGGGAAGACGACGCTCTTGAAGTGCATGAACGCAATCCTGCGGCCGAAGGCCGGATCCGTCCTCATCGAGGGGGCGGACCTCCTCACCGCAGACAGAATGGAGATCGCCCGGAAGGTAGGCTACGTCCCGCAGCGGTGCGAAGCCGGCCGGATGACCGTCTTCGACGCCGTCCTCCTCGGCCGCCGGCCGCATATCGGGTGGGACGTGACGGATAAGGATATCCGGATCGTCGAGGCGGCAGTCCGGATGCTCCACCTCGAAGACCTGGCGCTGCGCTACATCGACGAGATGAGCGGCGGGGAACTCCAGAAGGTGAGCATCGCGAGAGCGCTCGTGCAGGAACCCCGGGTGCTCCTCCTCGACGAACCGACGAGCAGCCTCGACCTCAAGAACCAGATCGAGATCCTCGGGCTCGTCAGGCATGTGACGGCGGAGCACGACGTCGCCGCGGTGATGACGATGCACGACCTGAACATGGCGCTCCGCTACGCCGACCGGTTCATTCTCTTAAAAGACGGCGTCATCCATGCCGCAGGGGGCCCCGACGTGGTGACGCCGGAGATCATCGAGGCGGTCTACGGCGTCCCGGTGACGGTCGAACGCTACAACGGGTTCCGCTTCGTCGTGCCCCTGGAACCGGAAACCGCCTGA
- a CDS encoding DUF1622 domain-containing protein, protein MVLETFVGITGTVLGVFGALFIVYGAAIAIVELLAREMRIQKRSYRDIRWVFTTRILIGLEFFVAADVIKTILEPTFQDLIILGSLVTIRTVVSYFLGKEVSELPEARKM, encoded by the coding sequence ATGGTGCTCGAGACGTTCGTCGGGATCACCGGGACAGTTCTTGGGGTGTTCGGGGCGCTCTTCATCGTCTATGGAGCGGCGATCGCGATCGTCGAACTCCTGGCGCGTGAGATGCGCATCCAGAAGCGGAGTTACCGCGACATCCGGTGGGTCTTCACGACGCGTATCCTGATCGGCCTCGAGTTCTTCGTTGCCGCCGACGTCATCAAGACGATCCTCGAACCGACGTTCCAGGACCTGATCATCCTCGGGTCGCTCGTCACGATCAGGACGGTCGTGAGTTACTTCCTCGGAAAAGAGGTGAGCGAACTCCCGGAGGCACGAAAGATGTAG
- a CDS encoding bis(5'-nucleosyl)-tetraphosphatase: MAKERSCGAVVVRGDADLQYLILQYGAGHWDLVKGHGIRGESEEETVLRELEEETGITRAEFVPGFREEVHYFFQRRAHTVYKEVVYYLIETPEEKVTLSDEHIDYRWLPYAEALQTITFANSRRVVEGAHEHLKARRNPESA; encoded by the coding sequence ATGGCAAAAGAGCGTTCATGCGGGGCAGTCGTCGTCCGAGGGGATGCGGATCTCCAGTACCTCATCCTGCAGTATGGTGCCGGTCACTGGGATCTGGTGAAGGGGCACGGCATACGCGGCGAGAGCGAAGAGGAGACGGTGCTCCGCGAACTTGAGGAGGAGACCGGGATAACCCGCGCAGAGTTCGTTCCCGGGTTCCGCGAGGAGGTTCATTACTTCTTCCAGCGCCGGGCGCATACGGTCTACAAGGAGGTCGTCTACTACCTGATCGAGACGCCGGAGGAGAAGGTGACGCTCTCGGACGAGCATATCGACTACCGGTGGCTCCCCTACGCCGAGGCGCTGCAGACGATCACCTTCGCGAACTCAAGACGGGTCGTCGAGGGGGCGCACGAGCACCTGAAGGCGCGTCGGAACCCGGAGAGCGCGTGA
- the udg gene encoding type-4 uracil-DNA glycosylase — protein MLQDARGEAAIENLAAVIGECRKCPLWENTHHAVPGDGNPGADLMLIGEAPGKQEDLTGRPFVGRAGKLLEGLLSGIGLSRDDVFIANIVKHRPPGNRDPRDEEIRACTPYLEEQIRIIGPKVIVMLGRHSSRYILSFLPVEFDRITEIRGTVYPGVLFDHPVRLIPTLHPAAALYNPRYREALEEDFRIIGRELAAAGDSTRQD, from the coding sequence ATGCTACAGGATGCGAGGGGGGAGGCGGCGATAGAGAACCTTGCCGCCGTCATCGGCGAATGCCGGAAATGCCCCCTCTGGGAGAACACGCATCATGCGGTTCCGGGTGATGGGAACCCCGGAGCCGACCTCATGCTCATCGGCGAAGCGCCGGGAAAGCAGGAAGACCTCACCGGGAGACCGTTCGTCGGCCGGGCGGGAAAACTCCTCGAAGGCCTCCTATCGGGTATCGGCTTATCGCGCGACGACGTCTTCATCGCGAACATCGTCAAGCACCGGCCGCCCGGGAACCGCGACCCCCGGGACGAGGAGATCCGGGCCTGCACCCCGTACCTCGAGGAGCAGATCCGGATCATCGGGCCGAAGGTGATCGTGATGCTCGGCCGGCACTCGAGCAGGTATATCCTCTCCTTCCTGCCGGTCGAGTTCGACCGGATCACGGAGATCCGGGGGACGGTCTACCCCGGCGTCCTCTTCGACCATCCGGTCCGCCTCATCCCCACCCTCCACCCCGCCGCCGCGCTCTACAACCCCCGATACCGGGAGGCCCTGGAAGAGGACTTCCGGATCATCGGGCGCGAACTCGCGGCGGCCGGAGATTCCACGAGACAGGATTGA
- the lysS gene encoding lysine--tRNA ligase has product MSDIDHTCFDTAKIDKIQELRERGVTIYPYTFDRRDTVTEIKERFSTIEHEKSEEEVSTAGRVYIVRQHGKTIFADIGDSTGRIQLYLRKNDLGEEQFDLFRQYVDAGDIIGVVGHVFRTKMGEITVWVDRFELLTKSVCPLPEKFHGLKNVETRYRQRYLDLIMNEESRETFRARSRIISLLRQFLFERDYLEFETPTLQPIYGGANARPFTTHHNALDQKLYLRIAPELYLKRLVVGGFEKVFEIAKNFRNEDIDTNHNPEFTMVEVYEAYRDYNDMMNLTEEILSHLAEKVLGTTTCSFAGHDLDFSRPWRRLTMEEAVREYAGIDFPAMSLEELRAFGLTHCVEGCESATTRGEYLVLFFEHFGEKHLIQPTFVYDFPIENSPLAKKHRTKEGLTERFELFIAGMEMANGFSELNDPLDQKARLELQDAKRRKGDLEAQMIDYDFINALGYGMPPTGGVGIGIDRLVMLLTGKDSIKEVLLFPQMKTAVPGQNGDGAEESGGEE; this is encoded by the coding sequence ATGAGCGATATAGATCACACCTGTTTTGACACGGCAAAGATCGACAAGATACAGGAACTGCGCGAACGCGGGGTGACGATCTACCCCTACACCTTCGACCGCAGGGATACCGTCACCGAGATCAAGGAGCGGTTCTCCACGATCGAGCACGAGAAGAGCGAGGAGGAGGTCAGCACCGCCGGCCGTGTCTACATCGTCCGCCAGCACGGCAAGACGATCTTCGCGGATATCGGTGACTCGACCGGCAGGATCCAGCTCTACCTTCGCAAGAACGACCTTGGGGAGGAGCAGTTCGACCTCTTCCGCCAGTACGTCGACGCCGGGGATATCATCGGCGTCGTCGGCCACGTCTTTCGGACGAAGATGGGAGAGATCACCGTCTGGGTCGACCGGTTCGAACTCCTGACGAAATCGGTCTGCCCGCTTCCCGAGAAGTTCCACGGGCTCAAGAACGTCGAGACCCGCTACCGGCAGCGTTACCTCGACCTGATCATGAACGAGGAGAGCCGCGAGACCTTCCGGGCGCGGAGCAGGATCATCTCCCTTCTCCGCCAGTTCCTCTTCGAGCGGGACTACCTGGAGTTCGAGACGCCGACCCTGCAGCCGATCTACGGCGGCGCAAACGCCCGGCCGTTCACCACCCACCACAACGCCCTCGACCAGAAACTCTACCTCCGGATCGCGCCGGAACTCTACCTCAAGCGCCTAGTCGTCGGCGGGTTCGAGAAGGTCTTCGAGATCGCGAAGAACTTCAGGAACGAGGATATCGACACCAACCACAACCCCGAGTTCACGATGGTGGAGGTCTACGAGGCCTACCGCGACTACAACGACATGATGAACCTCACCGAGGAGATCCTCTCCCACCTCGCGGAGAAGGTGCTCGGGACGACCACCTGCTCGTTTGCCGGGCACGATCTCGACTTCTCCCGCCCCTGGCGCCGCCTCACGATGGAGGAGGCGGTGCGCGAGTACGCCGGGATCGACTTCCCGGCCATGAGCCTCGAGGAACTCCGCGCCTTCGGCCTTACCCACTGCGTCGAGGGCTGCGAGAGCGCAACGACCCGGGGCGAGTACCTGGTGCTCTTCTTCGAGCACTTCGGCGAGAAGCACCTCATCCAGCCGACGTTCGTCTACGACTTCCCGATCGAGAACTCGCCGCTTGCAAAGAAGCACCGCACGAAGGAAGGGCTGACGGAGCGGTTCGAACTCTTCATCGCCGGGATGGAGATGGCGAACGGCTTCTCGGAGTTAAACGACCCGCTCGACCAGAAGGCCCGACTCGAACTGCAGGACGCAAAACGTCGGAAGGGCGACCTCGAGGCGCAGATGATCGACTACGACTTCATCAACGCGCTCGGCTACGGGATGCCGCCGACGGGCGGGGTCGGCATCGGGATCGACCGCCTGGTGATGCTCCTCACCGGCAAGGACTCGATCAAGGAAGTTCTCCTCTTCCCGCAGATGAAGACCGCCGTTCCCGGGCAGAACGGGGACGGAGCGGAAGAGAGCGGCGGGGAAGAGTGA
- a CDS encoding YwbE family protein, translating into MNGQNRAAIKPGMTVDIVLKRDQKTGKRTRGVVAEILTNSSFHPHGIKVRLQDGQVGRVQEIVG; encoded by the coding sequence ATGAACGGACAGAACAGGGCCGCCATCAAACCCGGGATGACGGTGGATATCGTGCTCAAGCGCGACCAGAAGACGGGAAAGCGCACCCGGGGCGTCGTCGCCGAGATCCTGACGAACTCATCGTTTCACCCCCACGGGATCAAGGTCCGGCTCCAGGATGGTCAGGTCGGGCGGGTGCAGGAGATCGTCGGGTAA
- a CDS encoding sensor histidine kinase encodes MKSERIPYPEDWPLVYLLIVAILLIVITAIGLLAVHDYMLAEERLTSDLETLQDVTEKSVRESIVDVDTGLKLFDDSLNERMREGFSLFLREYERVESDPSRMDLLALKERLGGRIDLYVINESGVIEYTTYLPDQGLDFRNVPGFYDEITRMRLGDEFSPDRVVYEPATGRVRKFAYMPTPDHRYLLELGLVPDAFVVERNRLRSQESTQEFVALNPYLDSIRVYDIFGNPVGMPDGSADARTREFVTGTVIPGRTDHEVQDAERETRIHYLFVDLKDPDYPSDPSVVVELTYDTGLVQDQLDRMLVERAAAATLAIVLCSAVIFLVARRLTRPIEEIIDDVDVIARGDLDHTIRVSATREVMKLERSINKMVAALKAGMKNLRESEETIREYSGHLEEQVAARTAELQDSTERANLYLDIMTHDIKNAISTATLYTDLLTEELEGEPRSHTEKVQRSLNKSIEIIRNVSTIRQIREEAAVLRPVALDPVIRAEIEDYPDLRIAYAGTAARVVADDLLSEVFTNLIGNAVKFGDPAVEIAVRVENRGEEVLVSVEDTGPGIPDEMKQRLFTRSGGGEGPRAGAGLGLYICRMLVERYGGGIWADDRVEGRPEEGTVIRFALRKAA; translated from the coding sequence ATGAAGAGCGAGCGCATACCTTACCCGGAAGACTGGCCGCTTGTCTATCTCCTCATCGTAGCCATCCTTCTCATCGTCATCACCGCCATCGGCCTCCTCGCGGTCCACGACTACATGCTGGCGGAAGAGAGGCTGACCTCGGACCTCGAGACCCTGCAGGACGTCACCGAGAAGAGCGTCAGAGAATCGATCGTGGACGTGGATACCGGCCTCAAACTCTTCGACGACTCCCTCAACGAGAGGATGCGGGAAGGGTTTTCGCTCTTTCTCCGGGAGTACGAGCGGGTGGAGAGCGATCCGTCGCGGATGGATCTTCTGGCGCTTAAAGAACGGCTCGGGGGCAGGATAGACCTTTACGTCATCAACGAGAGTGGTGTCATCGAGTACACGACTTATCTCCCCGATCAGGGCCTTGATTTCAGGAACGTCCCGGGTTTCTATGACGAGATCACCCGGATGCGTCTCGGGGACGAATTCTCTCCCGACCGCGTTGTCTACGAGCCCGCAACCGGGCGGGTCCGGAAATTCGCCTATATGCCCACACCGGATCACCGGTATCTCCTCGAGCTCGGTCTTGTCCCGGATGCGTTTGTGGTCGAGCGGAACCGGTTGCGCTCGCAGGAGAGCACGCAGGAGTTCGTCGCCCTGAATCCCTATCTCGACTCGATCCGCGTCTACGACATCTTCGGCAACCCCGTCGGGATGCCGGACGGCTCTGCCGATGCCCGAACGCGGGAGTTCGTCACCGGGACGGTCATCCCCGGCCGAACCGATCACGAGGTGCAGGATGCGGAGCGTGAAACGCGAATCCACTATCTCTTCGTCGACCTCAAAGACCCCGACTATCCGTCCGATCCAAGCGTCGTCGTCGAGTTGACGTACGACACGGGACTCGTGCAGGATCAGCTCGACCGGATGCTCGTCGAACGTGCTGCCGCTGCAACTCTCGCCATCGTCCTCTGCAGCGCGGTCATCTTTCTTGTGGCCCGCCGTCTCACGCGGCCTATCGAGGAGATCATCGACGACGTCGACGTCATTGCCCGGGGAGACCTCGACCACACGATCCGTGTCTCGGCAACCCGCGAGGTGATGAAACTCGAGCGGAGCATCAACAAGATGGTTGCGGCCCTCAAGGCCGGGATGAAGAACCTCAGGGAATCGGAAGAGACGATCCGGGAATATAGCGGGCACCTGGAGGAGCAGGTTGCGGCACGCACGGCGGAACTCCAGGACTCGACCGAGCGGGCGAACCTTTACCTGGACATCATGACGCACGACATCAAGAACGCCATCAGCACCGCCACACTCTACACCGACCTCCTCACGGAAGAGCTCGAGGGCGAACCGCGGAGCCACACCGAGAAGGTGCAGAGAAGTCTCAACAAGAGTATCGAGATCATCAGAAACGTCAGTACCATCCGGCAGATCCGGGAAGAGGCCGCCGTTCTCCGCCCGGTCGCTCTCGACCCGGTCATCCGGGCGGAGATCGAGGACTACCCCGATCTGCGGATTGCCTATGCGGGGACGGCCGCCCGGGTGGTCGCGGACGACCTCCTCTCCGAGGTCTTCACGAACCTCATCGGCAACGCGGTGAAGTTCGGCGATCCGGCGGTCGAGATCGCCGTCCGGGTCGAAAACCGCGGGGAGGAGGTGCTGGTCTCGGTCGAGGACACCGGGCCGGGCATCCCCGATGAGATGAAGCAACGCCTCTTCACCCGCTCCGGCGGTGGGGAGGGGCCGCGTGCCGGAGCAGGGCTTGGGCTCTACATCTGCCGGATGCTCGTCGAACGGTATGGTGGAGGGATATGGGCGGACGACCGGGTGGAAGGCCGGCCGGAGGAGGGGACGGTCATCCGGTTCGCCCTCCGCAAAGCTGCCTGA
- a CDS encoding sensor histidine kinase: MTAAGGRRLRGFSTHLVLVMILITLPTIGLISALDYRQVEENLIAEENRLWEQTERSVIQSLCLMDAGLNLFDCTLDGQMQEAFVPVLAEYRRAGGDPEEMDLAGIKEHLGEGMDVYVINESGVIEYTTYQPDMGLDFRHMPDFYDRITEIRLGDTFTADRIVAEPASGRLRKYAYMPSPDHRYLFELGLVCSSVETNRFDPKYLALKDDLVPLNPALKEIRIFDCYGRLVNATESESPADPAAVDLVARAVYEEKQSRTLADPAAGRIIRYILVDISAAGSPSDVSRVVELTYSTAPLDARLTQMLLTHILLALSAGLVACCIAVPVSRQITRPVQDIVDDVDTIARGDLDHPIRISAGAEFIRLEESIGAMVDSLKESIRRLRASKETARDYSTRLEDLVRERTVDLEESNRAANLFLDIMVHDINNANTIAIGYTRFLVDALEGERREMAEKMLSRLEQSSAITRCVATFRQAVESESTLTRVDLDRVIRSEIANHPAARIRYEGQPFAVLADDLLSEVFANLIGNAVKFGDPAVEIAVRVEDHGEDILVSVEDTGPGIPDEMKQRLFTRFGGGENEMSGLGLGLYICRMLITRYGGWIRAEDRVEGHPEEGAAVRFSLRKVWEG, encoded by the coding sequence GTGACGGCGGCCGGCGGGAGGAGGCTGCGTGGATTCAGCACGCACCTGGTTCTCGTCATGATCCTGATCACGCTCCCGACGATCGGGCTGATCTCGGCTCTGGACTACCGGCAGGTCGAGGAGAACCTGATCGCCGAGGAGAATCGGCTCTGGGAGCAGACGGAGAGGAGCGTCATCCAGTCGCTATGCCTTATGGACGCGGGCCTGAACCTCTTCGACTGCACGCTTGATGGGCAGATGCAGGAGGCGTTCGTCCCGGTTCTGGCAGAATACAGACGGGCGGGAGGGGATCCGGAAGAGATGGATCTCGCCGGCATCAAAGAGCACCTCGGAGAGGGGATGGACGTCTATGTCATCAACGAATCCGGTGTCATCGAGTACACGACCTATCAGCCGGATATGGGCCTTGATTTCAGGCATATGCCCGACTTTTACGACCGGATAACGGAGATCCGGCTCGGTGACACGTTCACGGCCGACCGGATCGTGGCGGAGCCGGCGAGCGGGCGGTTGAGAAAGTATGCCTACATGCCCTCTCCGGATCACCGCTACCTCTTTGAACTCGGGCTCGTCTGCAGTTCCGTCGAAACCAACCGGTTCGATCCGAAATACCTGGCCCTCAAAGACGATCTGGTGCCGTTGAACCCCGCGCTCAAAGAGATCCGGATCTTCGACTGTTACGGCAGGCTCGTCAACGCGACCGAGTCGGAGAGCCCGGCCGATCCCGCCGCCGTCGATCTCGTTGCCCGGGCGGTCTATGAGGAGAAGCAGAGCCGGACACTAGCCGATCCGGCAGCAGGGCGAATCATCCGGTACATCCTTGTCGACATCTCTGCTGCCGGATCCCCCTCGGACGTGAGTCGGGTCGTTGAGTTGACCTATAGCACCGCTCCTCTCGATGCCCGGCTCACACAGATGCTCCTCACACACATTCTCCTAGCACTCTCCGCCGGTCTCGTCGCCTGCTGCATTGCGGTTCCGGTCTCGCGGCAGATAACCCGCCCGGTGCAGGATATCGTCGACGACGTCGATACCATAGCCCGGGGAGATCTCGATCACCCGATCCGGATCTCAGCGGGAGCGGAGTTCATCCGTCTTGAGGAGAGCATCGGTGCCATGGTCGACTCGCTCAAAGAGAGCATCCGGCGCCTCCGCGCTTCAAAGGAGACGGCACGAGATTACAGCACTCGACTTGAAGACCTGGTTCGGGAACGGACCGTCGACCTCGAGGAGTCGAACCGTGCGGCAAACCTCTTCCTGGACATCATGGTCCACGACATCAACAACGCAAACACCATTGCCATCGGGTATACGCGGTTTCTCGTCGATGCGCTCGAGGGAGAACGGCGGGAGATGGCCGAGAAGATGCTCTCCCGGCTCGAACAGAGTTCCGCGATAACCAGATGTGTCGCCACGTTCCGACAGGCCGTGGAGAGCGAGAGCACGTTGACGCGGGTGGATCTCGACCGTGTGATCCGTTCAGAGATCGCGAACCATCCCGCAGCCCGGATCCGATATGAGGGGCAGCCGTTTGCGGTTCTCGCTGACGACCTCCTCTCCGAGGTCTTCGCAAACCTCATCGGCAACGCGGTGAAGTTCGGCGATCCGGCGGTCGAGATCGCCGTCCGGGTCGAAGACCACGGGGAGGATATCCTGGTCTCGGTCGAGGACACCGGGCCGGGCATCCCCGACGAGATGAAGCAACGCCTCTTTACCCGTTTCGGCGGCGGGGAGAACGAGATGAGCGGCCTGGGTCTCGGGCTCTACATCTGCCGGATGCTTATTACGCGGTACGGCGGATGGATCCGGGCGGAAGACCGGGTGGAGGGCCACCCGGAGGAGGGAGCGGCAGTTCGCTTCTCGCTCCGGAAGGTCTGGGAGGGGTAG